From a region of the Pseudoclavibacter endophyticus genome:
- a CDS encoding DUF349 domain-containing protein, with the protein MSELTGSPFGRVDDDGTVYVIENGAERAVGQYPDGSPEEALAYFTRKFADLEGQVALLEQRVRNGAPADAVARSVAHLQEQLVGANAVGDFASLKERVAALGGTVSELTELQQEASRAQLQEAIAEREAIVVEAEQLAAQDPASIQWKQTQVAIEALFARWQAHQQTGPKLPKGEANALWKRFRQARSTLDTERRAFFAKLDAAHREAREAKNELIARAEALAPKGADGVGEYRRLLDEWKAAGRAGRKHDDALWNRFKAAGDVLFQAKNEVDAAENEELSGNLERKEQLLTEAEPLLRAQDHRDARAKLTDIQRRWDEIGHVPRDRFRQVEDRLRKIEQHVRTIEEEHWARSNPAKQARNEGLQSQLSEAIAKLEAERDAAAASGNAKRLKEAEEALEARKTWLGALGN; encoded by the coding sequence ATGTCCGAGCTCACTGGCTCCCCTTTCGGCCGCGTCGACGACGACGGTACGGTCTACGTCATCGAGAATGGCGCCGAGCGCGCCGTCGGCCAATACCCGGACGGCTCGCCGGAAGAGGCGCTCGCCTACTTCACGCGTAAGTTCGCCGATCTCGAAGGTCAGGTCGCGCTGCTGGAGCAGCGCGTTCGCAACGGCGCCCCCGCCGATGCGGTCGCCCGTTCGGTGGCGCACCTGCAGGAGCAGCTCGTGGGCGCCAACGCTGTCGGCGACTTCGCGAGTCTCAAGGAGCGCGTCGCGGCGCTCGGCGGCACGGTCTCAGAGCTCACCGAGCTGCAGCAGGAGGCGTCGCGAGCCCAGCTGCAGGAGGCCATCGCCGAGCGCGAGGCGATCGTCGTGGAGGCTGAGCAGCTCGCGGCGCAAGATCCCGCGAGCATCCAGTGGAAGCAGACGCAGGTGGCCATCGAGGCGCTCTTCGCGCGCTGGCAGGCGCACCAGCAGACGGGACCGAAACTGCCGAAGGGCGAGGCGAACGCCCTGTGGAAGCGGTTCCGTCAGGCCCGCTCGACCCTCGACACCGAGCGGCGTGCATTCTTCGCGAAGCTCGATGCGGCGCACCGCGAGGCGCGCGAGGCCAAGAACGAGCTGATCGCCAGGGCGGAGGCGCTCGCTCCCAAGGGCGCAGACGGCGTCGGCGAGTACCGCCGCCTGCTCGACGAGTGGAAGGCCGCGGGACGTGCCGGCCGCAAGCACGACGACGCCCTCTGGAACCGGTTCAAGGCGGCCGGCGACGTGCTCTTCCAGGCGAAGAACGAGGTCGACGCCGCGGAGAACGAGGAGCTCAGCGGAAACCTGGAGCGGAAAGAGCAGCTCCTCACCGAGGCCGAGCCGCTCTTGCGAGCGCAGGACCACCGGGATGCCCGTGCCAAGCTCACCGACATCCAACGCCGGTGGGATGAGATCGGTCACGTTCCCCGTGATCGTTTCCGCCAGGTCGAGGATCGCCTCCGAAAGATCGAGCAGCACGTGCGCACCATCGAAGAGGAGCACTGGGCCCGGTCGAACCCGGCGAAGCAGGCTCGCAACGAGGGACTGCAGTCGCAGCTCAGCGAGGCCATCGCCAAGCTCGAGGCCGAGCGAGACGCGGCGGCCGCGAGCGGCAATGCAAAGCGGCTCAAGGAGGCCGAGGAGGCCCTCGAAGCCCGGAAGACCTGGCTCGGGGCGCTCGGCAACTGA
- a CDS encoding replication-associated recombination protein A — MTSGAVGLTGASATAPLAVRMRPRSLDEVVGQRHLLRAGSPLRKLAEPGDPHSAGTSVILWGPPGTGKTTIAQAIAHTADRSFVQLSAISAGVKDVRAAMDEALGRRDLYGRQTVLFLDEIHRFTKAQQDALLPGVENGWVTLVAATTENPSFSVITPLLSRSLLLTLHPLDDADLEGLLDRAISDDRGFGGAIDLDQDARRAIVQFASGDARRALTTLEAAAATAKASDESRVTGEHVEAASDQALLRYDRDGDEHYDVISAFIKSVRGSDPDAAVHYLARMIVAGEDPRFIARRLMILAAEDIGLADPQALPIAVAAAQTVQLIGMPEGRIPLSEATIYLATAPKSNAAYTAINAAIADVQAGKSGRVPKHLRDAHYAGAKRLGHGKGYVYPHDHANGVVRQQYLPDTLEGVEYFTPRPLGAERDLAARLERIRRITRAD, encoded by the coding sequence ATGACGAGCGGCGCGGTGGGCCTCACGGGGGCGTCGGCGACGGCGCCGCTCGCCGTGCGGATGCGCCCGCGCTCGCTCGACGAGGTCGTCGGCCAACGTCACCTGCTTCGAGCCGGATCACCGCTCCGCAAGCTGGCCGAGCCCGGAGATCCCCACTCGGCGGGGACCTCGGTCATCCTGTGGGGCCCGCCCGGCACCGGGAAGACCACGATCGCACAGGCGATCGCCCACACCGCCGACCGTTCGTTCGTACAGTTGAGCGCGATCTCGGCAGGGGTCAAGGACGTGCGCGCGGCGATGGACGAGGCGCTCGGCCGCAGAGACCTGTACGGCCGGCAGACCGTCCTCTTCCTCGACGAGATCCACCGCTTCACGAAGGCGCAGCAGGATGCGCTGCTCCCCGGTGTCGAGAACGGCTGGGTCACGCTCGTCGCCGCGACCACCGAGAACCCGTCGTTCTCGGTCATCACACCACTGCTCAGCCGCAGTCTGCTGCTGACGCTGCACCCGCTCGACGACGCAGACCTCGAGGGTCTGCTCGACCGGGCCATCAGCGACGATCGCGGCTTCGGCGGCGCGATCGACCTTGACCAGGATGCTCGCCGCGCGATCGTACAATTCGCCTCCGGCGACGCCCGGCGGGCGCTCACGACCCTCGAGGCCGCCGCCGCGACCGCGAAGGCATCCGACGAGTCCCGCGTGACGGGTGAGCACGTCGAGGCGGCGTCCGACCAGGCGCTGCTTCGCTACGACCGGGACGGCGACGAGCACTACGACGTCATCAGCGCGTTCATCAAGTCGGTCAGGGGCAGCGACCCGGACGCGGCGGTGCATTACCTCGCGCGCATGATCGTCGCCGGAGAGGACCCCCGGTTCATCGCCCGCCGGCTCATGATCCTGGCCGCGGAGGACATCGGGCTGGCGGACCCGCAGGCGTTGCCCATCGCCGTGGCCGCGGCCCAGACCGTCCAGCTCATCGGTATGCCGGAGGGTCGCATCCCCCTCAGCGAGGCCACCATCTACCTCGCGACCGCTCCGAAATCGAATGCGGCCTACACCGCGATCAATGCGGCGATCGCCGACGTGCAGGCCGGGAAGTCGGGACGGGTGCCGAAGCACCTGCGCGACGCGCACTACGCGGGCGCGAAGCGGCTCGGGCACGGAAAGGGCTACGTCTACCCGCACGATCACGCGAACGGGGTCGTGCGTCAGCAGTACCTACCGGACACGCTCGAGGGCGTCGAGTACTTCACGCCCCGCCCCCTCGGCGCCGAGCGCGACCTCGCGGCGCGGCTCGAACGCATCCGCCGTATCACCCGCGCCGATTGA
- a CDS encoding peptidylprolyl isomerase, translating into MASSKKTKEERRRKREYEARVVVNERQVKRNRRDNIAALVALAVVVVLVTGAQVYYFTGGPGSTAAETSDPATTETAPATPDATEPELDPNVPSADLAEGRSWTGTMTFNDELELGIELDGSSAPQAVSNMIALGEESYFDGTSCHRLTTSGLFVLQCGDPEGTGTGGPGYSWGPVENAPEDGVYPAGTIAMARVGNDGYSMGSQFFIVYEDTELPADSAGGYTVMGQVTSGLDDLVAQIVDEGVEGGATDGAPVAPAVITDLTLE; encoded by the coding sequence GTGGCGAGCTCCAAGAAGACGAAGGAAGAACGTCGGCGCAAGCGCGAGTACGAGGCGCGCGTAGTGGTGAACGAGCGCCAGGTCAAGCGCAACAGGCGCGACAACATCGCGGCCCTCGTCGCCCTCGCCGTCGTCGTCGTGCTCGTGACCGGTGCACAGGTGTACTACTTCACGGGCGGGCCGGGGTCGACGGCGGCGGAGACGAGCGACCCCGCGACGACCGAGACGGCGCCCGCGACTCCCGACGCCACCGAACCCGAGCTCGACCCGAACGTGCCGTCGGCCGACCTCGCCGAGGGCCGCTCCTGGACGGGCACCATGACGTTCAACGACGAGCTCGAGCTGGGCATCGAGCTCGACGGGTCGTCGGCTCCGCAGGCGGTGTCGAACATGATCGCGCTCGGCGAGGAGTCCTACTTCGACGGCACGTCGTGCCACCGACTCACCACCTCCGGGCTGTTCGTGCTGCAGTGCGGCGATCCGGAGGGGACGGGGACCGGCGGCCCCGGCTACTCGTGGGGCCCCGTCGAGAACGCGCCGGAAGACGGCGTCTACCCCGCGGGCACCATCGCCATGGCGCGCGTCGGCAACGACGGGTACAGCATGGGCAGCCAGTTCTTCATCGTCTACGAGGACACCGAGTTGCCGGCGGATTCCGCGGGCGGCTACACCGTCATGGGCCAGGTGACGAGCGGGCTCGACGACCTCGTCGCGCAGATCGTCGACGAGGGCGTCGAGGGCGGGGCGACCGACGGTGCGCCCGTCGCCCCCGCGGTGATCACCGACCTGACGCTCGAGTAG